The Balaenoptera acutorostrata chromosome 10, mBalAcu1.1, whole genome shotgun sequence genome has a window encoding:
- the TAF11 gene encoding transcription initiation factor TFIID subunit 11 isoform X2: MDIVCESPTEKGGETGESDETAAAPGGPGVTDTDGITEETDGDADGELKEASAEEGELKSQDISDLTAVEREDSSLLTPAAKKLKIDTKEKKEKKQKVDEDEIQKMQILVSSFSEEQLNRYEMYRRSAFPKAAIKRHWMCVRSGEKCHRYNPNI, encoded by the exons ATGGATATTGTCTGCGAGTCGCCCACGGAAAAAGGTGGAGAGACAGGGGAGTCAGATGAGACGGCCGCTGCTCCTGGGGGCCCGGGGGTTACTGACACGGACGGAATCACGGAGGAAACTGACGGAGACGCAGATGGGGAATTGAAAGAGGCCTCGGCTGAAGAAGGCGAG ctCAAGAGTCAGGATATCTCAGATTTAACAGCAGTTGAAAGGGAAGACTCATCATTACTTACTCCTGCagccaaaaaactgaaaatagataccaaagaaaagaaagagaagaagcagaAAGTGGATGAAGATGAGATTCAAAAGATGCA AATcctggtttcttctttttctgaggaGCAGCTGAACCGTTATGAAATGTATCGCCGGTCAGCTTTCCCTAAGGCAGCCATTAAAAGG CACTGGATGTGTGTGAGAAGTGGGGAGAAATGCCACCGCTACAACCCAAACATATGA
- the TAF11 gene encoding transcription initiation factor TFIID subunit 11 isoform X1: protein MDIVCESPTEKGGETGESDETAAAPGGPGVTDTDGITEETDGDADGELKEASAEEGELKSQDISDLTAVEREDSSLLTPAAKKLKIDTKEKKEKKQKVDEDEIQKMQILVSSFSEEQLNRYEMYRRSAFPKAAIKRLIQSITGTSVSQNVVIAMSGISKVFVGEVVEEALDVCEKWGEMPPLQPKHMREAVRRLKSKGQIPNSKHKKIIFF, encoded by the exons ATGGATATTGTCTGCGAGTCGCCCACGGAAAAAGGTGGAGAGACAGGGGAGTCAGATGAGACGGCCGCTGCTCCTGGGGGCCCGGGGGTTACTGACACGGACGGAATCACGGAGGAAACTGACGGAGACGCAGATGGGGAATTGAAAGAGGCCTCGGCTGAAGAAGGCGAG ctCAAGAGTCAGGATATCTCAGATTTAACAGCAGTTGAAAGGGAAGACTCATCATTACTTACTCCTGCagccaaaaaactgaaaatagataccaaagaaaagaaagagaagaagcagaAAGTGGATGAAGATGAGATTCAAAAGATGCA AATcctggtttcttctttttctgaggaGCAGCTGAACCGTTATGAAATGTATCGCCGGTCAGCTTTCCCTAAGGCAGCCATTAAAAGG CTGATCCAGTCCATCACTGGTACCTCTGTGTCTCAGAATGTTGTTATTGCTATGTCTGGTATTTCCAAAGTTTTCGTCGGGGAGGTGGTAGAAGAAG CACTGGATGTGTGTGAGAAGTGGGGAGAAATGCCACCGCTACAACCCAAACATATGAGGGAGGCTGTTCGGAGGCTGAAGTCGAAGGGGCAAATTCCCAACTCGAAGCACAAAAAAATCATCTTCTTCTAG